A single window of Pyxidicoccus xibeiensis DNA harbors:
- a CDS encoding type I polyketide synthase → MTDEAEGFADSPDIAVVGMAARLPGARDVDTFWRRVRDGVGSITWFTDAQLLSAGVDPSVLQDPNYVKAGMVYEGLEDFDAGFFGFSAREASLMDPQHRHFLEVCWEALEHCGHPPESFKGPVGVFGGSGMNAYMPYNLFTNPKLMEQVGLFLVRHTGNDKDFLTTRVSYCLDLRGPSLNVQTACSTSLVAIHSAVQSLLARECDLALAGGVTLELPHYRGYLYTEGEILSPDGHCRAFDHRSQGTLFGSGVGVVALRRLEDALADGDTIYAVVKGSAVNNDGARKVGYLAPSVDGQADAVVEALNVSGVTADTIDYIECHGTGTPVGDPIEITALTQAFRTQTQKTGFCRIGSVKTNIGHLDTAAGVASFIKVVQMLRHRQMAPTLNYEKPNPQIDFGRTPFTVNAALRDWAVKGRPRRAAVNSLGVGGTNAHVILEEAPAQPQTSAARPFETLWLSARTPAALERASRRLAQRLGEEGAPNLGDVSFTLLAGRRRFAHRRAVVASSREEAVRLLEQPEAARTAQAQTEAEGRSVVFLFPGGGAQYPGMAKGLYEQEPVFRRMLDECLTILEQHESLKLRPLLFPEAGAEAAARTQLEQATYALPALLSVELSLAALWKARGLTPQACMGHSMGEYACAQLLGVFSVKDALGIVACRGRLFDQLPAGAMLSVELPEEELKPLLGPGLDLGAHNAPGLCLVSGEVAAIEALEAQLKAREVEARRLHIRVAAHSRMLEPILPLFREYLSKVRFSAPTGKWISNVTGTWVTPEEATSPEYWVRHLRNPVRFAEGASVLLAEKSRVYLEVGPGQTLTQLLRAQVDKPQAEQLVPSLRHPNDTVPDLAFFQLALGRLWAAGVNLDAAALFDGQKRRRVALPTYAFERERHWVEPGEGSFMARRQGERPLVREEDVARWGYAPRFREQPGSPPELPAANERWMLLAETSPLAEELSRELAARGAQLVRVQPGDAFARGDDGRFTVRPDAREDWEALWDALGSEGRVPPRLVDLPEAGGAGTGWERAVSRHFLTPLALMQSLTAESLPKGLRYVRVMRGGMSAEGPAKAPEQALALGPVLVAPKELPELSARAVDLDVEGEPAAQARQLADELLRADVEGAVALRGGRRLAQVVERVTLDEAKTPLREQGVYLITGGLGGIGRTLAELFARKAKARLALVSRSAASASHAELQRTLEGLGAQVLLLKADTSDAGQLRAAVAEVKARFGALHGVVHAAGTLEDGPLEAKTRDSALRVLSPKALGALALEEALQGASLDFFVSFSSTSAYLGPPGQVDYVAANSFLLAQAARLEATGTAKRALALAWGVWQEVGMAAAQLAPQLPPGEPVAHPLLQRRVDAPSGHVFRAIYDAKHLWVLDEHRMRGGGPVLPGTGYVELARAAWETVHPGVPLEVSHLSFVAPLDVPDGEVREVEVGLTPEGDGFSFRVLSRAAGSAWVEHATARLGPVAGEAPAPLDVPAARSRCAERPLDFGEGQQALPQDATLAFGPRWKVLRHAGFGASEALGRLELPRAFREDLATYKLPPGLLDIASGFAFSLLPDAGQPGKLHVPVSYRHLRVWGPWPEVALSHVRVRQEEGRGALLDVTLTDADGRVFCAIEGYLVAAVEARRFGRPTQKKGSLLESWLPLGIKPAEGQEAFLRALSLTGTNALFVSSMDLHGLAARMRPKPEEKPAAAAVSQEGAASGPAAADAPRDDVERKLAELWQQLLGAPKVGLKDNFFELGGHSLIAVRLFARIKKTLGADLTLATLFEAPTLEQCAALVREAAGIPFTPDAAPGGAAQAAAPVTAGKAQPREWTPLVTIQKGSSGTPFFCVHGAGGNVLNFRELAGTLGKDQPFYGLQARGVDGKLPPADSIEEMASIYLESIRQVRPKGPYLLGGYSGGGVVAYEMAQRLKELGEEVRLVAFLDTFHPRTQERRLSLGERLKGLREEGTTYVTRKLRSRVERDGNRLVNQLKMRWYEQRGEALPIELRDVQLTERFQNLASRYSPRPYTGPVTLFRAQEISPVYSHMGTSLGWEPLVPTLRIREVPGDHDSLVREPNVQILGRYLRAALDEAQQPGGKK, encoded by the coding sequence ATGACGGACGAAGCCGAGGGGTTTGCTGATTCTCCAGACATCGCGGTGGTGGGGATGGCCGCGCGACTGCCTGGGGCGAGGGACGTAGACACCTTCTGGCGCCGCGTGCGGGATGGCGTGGGCTCCATCACCTGGTTCACGGACGCGCAGCTGCTGAGCGCGGGCGTGGACCCCTCGGTGCTGCAGGACCCGAACTACGTGAAGGCCGGCATGGTGTACGAGGGGCTGGAGGACTTCGACGCCGGCTTCTTCGGGTTCAGCGCGCGCGAGGCGTCCCTCATGGACCCCCAGCACCGGCACTTCCTGGAGGTGTGCTGGGAGGCGCTGGAGCACTGCGGGCACCCGCCCGAGAGCTTCAAGGGCCCCGTCGGCGTGTTCGGCGGCTCCGGCATGAACGCGTACATGCCGTACAACCTCTTCACCAACCCGAAGCTGATGGAGCAGGTAGGCCTGTTCCTGGTGCGGCACACGGGCAACGACAAGGACTTCCTCACCACCCGCGTCTCGTATTGCCTGGACCTGCGCGGCCCCAGCCTCAACGTGCAGACGGCGTGCTCCACGTCGCTGGTGGCCATCCACTCGGCGGTGCAGAGCCTGCTGGCGCGCGAGTGTGACCTGGCGCTCGCGGGCGGCGTCACCCTGGAGCTGCCGCACTACCGGGGCTACCTGTACACGGAAGGGGAGATTCTCTCCCCCGACGGGCACTGCCGCGCCTTCGACCACCGCAGCCAGGGGACGCTGTTCGGCAGCGGCGTGGGCGTGGTGGCCCTGCGCCGGCTGGAGGACGCGCTGGCGGATGGCGACACCATCTACGCGGTGGTGAAGGGCAGCGCGGTGAACAACGACGGCGCGCGCAAGGTGGGCTACCTGGCGCCGTCCGTGGATGGGCAGGCGGACGCGGTGGTGGAGGCGCTCAACGTCTCCGGCGTGACGGCCGACACCATCGACTACATCGAGTGCCATGGCACCGGCACGCCGGTGGGCGACCCGATTGAAATCACCGCGCTCACCCAGGCCTTCCGCACGCAGACGCAGAAGACGGGGTTCTGCCGCATCGGCTCGGTGAAGACGAACATCGGCCACCTGGACACCGCGGCCGGCGTGGCGAGCTTCATCAAGGTCGTCCAGATGCTGCGCCACCGGCAGATGGCGCCGACGCTCAACTACGAGAAGCCGAACCCGCAAATCGACTTCGGCCGCACCCCGTTCACGGTGAACGCCGCCCTTCGCGACTGGGCGGTGAAGGGCCGTCCGCGCCGCGCGGCGGTGAACTCGCTGGGCGTGGGCGGCACCAACGCGCACGTCATCCTGGAGGAGGCCCCGGCGCAGCCGCAGACGTCCGCCGCGCGCCCCTTCGAGACGCTCTGGCTGTCCGCCCGCACCCCCGCCGCGCTCGAGCGCGCCAGCCGTCGGCTGGCCCAGCGGCTGGGCGAGGAGGGCGCCCCCAACCTGGGAGACGTGTCCTTCACGCTGCTGGCCGGCCGCCGCCGCTTCGCGCACCGGCGCGCGGTAGTGGCTTCGTCCCGGGAAGAAGCCGTCCGCCTGCTGGAGCAGCCCGAGGCGGCCCGCACCGCGCAGGCCCAGACGGAGGCGGAGGGCCGCTCGGTGGTGTTCCTCTTCCCCGGCGGCGGCGCGCAGTACCCGGGCATGGCGAAGGGGCTCTACGAGCAGGAGCCCGTCTTCCGCCGCATGCTGGACGAGTGCCTCACGATTCTGGAGCAGCACGAGTCGCTGAAGCTGCGCCCGCTGCTGTTCCCGGAAGCCGGCGCCGAGGCCGCGGCCCGCACCCAGCTGGAGCAGGCCACGTACGCGCTGCCCGCGCTGCTGTCCGTGGAGCTGTCGCTCGCCGCGCTGTGGAAGGCGCGCGGGCTGACGCCCCAGGCCTGCATGGGCCACAGCATGGGCGAGTACGCCTGCGCGCAGCTCTTGGGCGTCTTCTCCGTGAAGGACGCGCTGGGCATCGTCGCCTGCCGCGGCCGCCTCTTCGACCAGCTCCCCGCGGGCGCCATGCTCAGCGTGGAGCTGCCCGAGGAGGAGCTGAAGCCCCTGCTGGGGCCCGGCCTGGACCTGGGCGCGCACAACGCGCCGGGCCTGTGCCTCGTGTCCGGCGAGGTGGCCGCCATCGAAGCGCTGGAGGCGCAGCTCAAGGCCCGTGAGGTGGAGGCGCGCCGGCTGCACATCCGCGTCGCCGCGCACTCGCGGATGCTGGAGCCCATCCTCCCGCTGTTCCGCGAGTACCTGTCGAAGGTGCGCTTCTCCGCGCCCACCGGAAAGTGGATAAGCAACGTCACCGGCACCTGGGTGACGCCCGAGGAGGCCACCAGCCCCGAGTACTGGGTGCGCCACCTGCGCAACCCGGTGCGCTTCGCCGAGGGCGCCAGCGTGCTGCTGGCGGAGAAGTCCCGCGTCTACCTGGAGGTGGGCCCCGGCCAGACGCTGACGCAGCTGCTGCGCGCCCAGGTGGACAAGCCCCAGGCCGAGCAGCTCGTGCCGTCGCTGCGCCACCCCAACGACACCGTCCCCGACCTGGCCTTCTTCCAGCTCGCGCTCGGCCGGCTGTGGGCGGCGGGCGTCAACCTGGATGCGGCGGCCCTCTTTGACGGCCAGAAGCGGCGGCGCGTGGCGCTGCCGACGTATGCCTTCGAGCGGGAGCGTCACTGGGTGGAGCCGGGCGAGGGCTCCTTCATGGCCCGGCGCCAGGGCGAGCGCCCGCTGGTGCGCGAGGAGGACGTGGCGCGCTGGGGCTACGCGCCCCGGTTCCGGGAGCAGCCGGGCTCGCCGCCGGAGCTGCCCGCCGCGAACGAGCGCTGGATGCTGCTCGCCGAGACGTCGCCGCTCGCCGAGGAGCTGTCTCGCGAGCTGGCCGCCCGGGGCGCGCAGCTCGTGCGCGTGCAGCCGGGAGACGCCTTCGCCCGCGGGGACGATGGCCGCTTCACGGTGCGCCCCGACGCACGCGAGGACTGGGAGGCGCTGTGGGACGCGCTGGGCTCCGAGGGCCGCGTGCCCCCGAGGCTGGTGGACCTGCCCGAGGCCGGTGGCGCCGGGACGGGCTGGGAGCGCGCGGTGTCGCGCCACTTCCTCACGCCGCTGGCGCTGATGCAGTCCCTCACGGCCGAGTCGCTGCCGAAGGGCCTGCGCTATGTGCGCGTGATGCGCGGAGGCATGTCCGCGGAAGGGCCCGCGAAGGCCCCGGAGCAGGCGCTCGCCCTCGGCCCGGTGCTCGTCGCGCCCAAGGAGCTGCCCGAGCTGTCGGCGCGCGCGGTGGACCTGGACGTGGAGGGCGAGCCGGCCGCGCAGGCCCGCCAGCTCGCGGACGAGCTGCTGCGTGCCGACGTGGAGGGCGCGGTGGCGCTGCGCGGCGGCCGCCGCCTGGCGCAGGTGGTGGAGCGCGTCACCCTGGACGAGGCGAAGACGCCGCTGCGCGAGCAGGGCGTGTACCTCATCACCGGTGGCCTCGGCGGCATCGGACGGACCCTCGCCGAGCTGTTCGCGCGCAAGGCCAAAGCCCGGCTCGCGCTCGTCTCGCGGTCGGCCGCCAGCGCCTCGCACGCCGAGCTCCAGCGCACGCTGGAGGGACTCGGCGCGCAGGTGCTGCTGCTCAAGGCGGACACCTCGGACGCCGGCCAGCTCCGGGCAGCCGTCGCCGAGGTGAAGGCGCGCTTCGGGGCCCTGCACGGCGTGGTGCACGCGGCGGGCACCCTCGAGGATGGTCCGCTGGAGGCGAAGACGCGCGACTCCGCGCTGCGCGTCCTGTCGCCCAAGGCGCTCGGCGCGCTCGCGCTCGAGGAGGCGCTGCAGGGCGCCAGCCTGGACTTCTTCGTCAGCTTCTCGTCGACGAGCGCGTACCTCGGGCCCCCGGGGCAGGTGGACTACGTCGCGGCCAACTCCTTCCTGCTGGCCCAGGCGGCCCGGCTGGAGGCGACGGGCACCGCGAAGCGCGCGCTCGCGCTGGCGTGGGGCGTCTGGCAGGAGGTGGGCATGGCCGCGGCGCAGCTCGCGCCGCAGCTGCCTCCGGGCGAGCCGGTGGCGCACCCGCTGCTCCAGCGCCGCGTGGACGCGCCCTCGGGCCACGTCTTCCGCGCCATCTACGACGCGAAGCACCTGTGGGTGCTGGACGAGCACCGCATGCGTGGCGGCGGGCCCGTCCTCCCCGGCACGGGCTACGTGGAGCTGGCCCGCGCGGCGTGGGAGACGGTGCACCCCGGTGTCCCGCTCGAGGTCTCCCACCTCTCGTTCGTGGCGCCGCTGGACGTCCCGGACGGCGAGGTGCGCGAGGTGGAGGTCGGGCTGACGCCCGAGGGTGACGGCTTCTCCTTCCGCGTGCTGAGCCGCGCGGCAGGAAGCGCCTGGGTGGAGCACGCCACGGCGCGCCTCGGCCCGGTGGCGGGCGAGGCCCCGGCGCCGCTCGACGTGCCCGCGGCGCGCTCGCGCTGCGCGGAGCGTCCGCTCGACTTCGGCGAGGGCCAGCAGGCCCTTCCGCAGGACGCCACCCTGGCCTTCGGGCCGCGCTGGAAGGTGCTGCGCCACGCGGGCTTCGGGGCCTCCGAGGCCCTGGGCCGGCTGGAGCTGCCGCGCGCGTTCCGCGAGGACCTGGCGACGTACAAGCTGCCGCCCGGGCTGCTGGACATCGCCTCCGGCTTCGCCTTCTCGCTGCTGCCCGACGCGGGCCAGCCCGGCAAGCTGCACGTGCCCGTCTCCTACCGCCACCTGCGCGTGTGGGGCCCCTGGCCCGAGGTGGCGCTGAGCCACGTGCGCGTGCGCCAGGAGGAGGGCCGCGGGGCGCTGCTGGACGTGACGCTCACCGACGCGGATGGCCGCGTCTTCTGCGCCATCGAGGGCTACCTCGTCGCCGCCGTCGAGGCGCGGCGGTTCGGCCGCCCGACGCAGAAGAAGGGCTCGCTGCTCGAGTCGTGGCTGCCCCTGGGCATCAAGCCGGCGGAGGGCCAGGAGGCCTTCCTGCGCGCGCTGTCCCTCACGGGGACGAACGCGCTGTTCGTCAGCTCCATGGACCTGCACGGGCTGGCGGCGCGCATGCGCCCCAAGCCGGAGGAGAAGCCCGCGGCGGCGGCGGTGTCCCAGGAGGGCGCGGCCAGCGGCCCGGCGGCGGCGGACGCGCCTCGCGACGACGTGGAGCGGAAGCTGGCCGAGCTGTGGCAGCAGCTGCTCGGCGCTCCGAAGGTGGGGCTCAAGGACAACTTCTTCGAGCTGGGCGGACACTCGCTCATCGCGGTGCGCCTGTTCGCGCGCATCAAGAAGACGCTGGGCGCGGACCTGACGCTGGCCACGCTGTTCGAGGCGCCCACGCTGGAGCAGTGCGCGGCCCTGGTGCGCGAGGCCGCGGGCATCCCCTTCACGCCGGACGCCGCTCCGGGCGGGGCGGCGCAGGCCGCGGCTCCGGTCACGGCCGGCAAGGCACAGCCCCGGGAGTGGACGCCGCTGGTCACCATCCAGAAGGGCAGCTCCGGCACGCCCTTCTTCTGCGTGCACGGCGCGGGCGGCAACGTCCTCAACTTCCGCGAGCTGGCGGGGACGCTGGGCAAGGACCAGCCCTTCTACGGCCTGCAGGCGCGGGGCGTGGACGGCAAGCTGCCCCCGGCGGACAGCATCGAGGAGATGGCCAGCATCTACCTGGAGAGCATCCGCCAGGTCCGGCCGAAGGGGCCGTACCTCCTCGGCGGCTACTCCGGCGGCGGCGTGGTGGCCTACGAGATGGCGCAGCGGCTCAAGGAACTGGGCGAGGAGGTGCGGCTCGTCGCGTTCCTGGACACCTTCCACCCCCGCACCCAGGAGCGCCGGCTGTCGCTGGGCGAGCGACTGAAGGGGCTGCGCGAGGAGGGCACCACCTACGTCACGCGCAAGCTGCGCAGCCGGGTGGAGCGCGACGGCAACCGGCTGGTGAACCAGCTCAAGATGCGCTGGTACGAGCAGCGCGGTGAGGCGCTCCCCATCGAGCTGCGCGACGTGCAGCTCACCGAGCGCTTCCAGAACCTGGCGAGCCGCTACAGCCCGCGCCCCTACACGGGGCCGGTGACGCTGTTCCGCGCGCAGGAGATCAGCCCCGTCTACTCGCACATGGGCACCAGCCTGGGCTGGGAGCCGCTCGTGCCCACCCTGCGCATCCGCGAGGTGCCGGGGGACCACGACAGCCTGGTGCGGGAGCCCAACGTGCAGATCCTGGGGCGCTACCTGCGCGCGGCCCTGGACGAGGCGCAGCAGCCGGGTGGAAAGAAGTGA
- a CDS encoding acyl-CoA desaturase has translation MVSPALSETPSALPSPEARPGGATPPLRGARRALVLFVLQGLPLLGLGHGLWRLHHTGISGLEVGLLVGMYLLTMTGVELGFHRYFSHRTFETTRPLRAGLLVLGSMAGQGSALLWSGVHRWHHAHTDVPGDLHSPTLGRQGAWQRVRGFFWSQFLWYLDAPAIARFGRFLDAHRASPETLLASAEDSQESRLARTLPDLLRDAWLVRLNQRYGLWVLLGFALPAAVGGLATGTWDGALGGLVWGGFVRFFLVQQVTFAINSVTHTVGTRPLETRDDSRNNAVMAVLTLGAGWHNNHHAFPGSAFTGLRWWQVDPLGLLLRLLARLGWVWDVRAPSPEAIAARLRR, from the coding sequence ATGGTGAGTCCCGCGCTGTCCGAGACGCCCTCCGCCCTGCCCTCCCCGGAGGCACGTCCCGGGGGCGCCACCCCACCCCTGCGCGGAGCCAGACGGGCGCTGGTGCTCTTCGTGCTCCAGGGGCTTCCGCTGCTCGGGCTGGGCCATGGCCTGTGGCGCCTCCACCATACGGGCATCAGCGGGCTGGAGGTGGGCCTGCTGGTGGGCATGTACCTGCTCACCATGACGGGCGTGGAGCTGGGCTTCCACCGCTACTTCTCGCACCGCACCTTCGAGACGACGCGGCCGCTGCGGGCCGGCCTCCTCGTCCTCGGCTCCATGGCGGGCCAGGGCTCCGCGCTGCTGTGGAGCGGCGTGCACCGCTGGCACCATGCGCACACGGACGTGCCGGGAGACCTGCACTCGCCCACGCTGGGCCGGCAGGGCGCGTGGCAGCGCGTGCGCGGCTTCTTCTGGTCGCAGTTCCTCTGGTATCTGGACGCGCCGGCCATTGCACGCTTCGGCCGCTTCCTGGACGCCCACCGCGCGTCGCCGGAGACGCTGCTGGCCTCGGCGGAGGACTCCCAGGAGTCCCGGCTCGCGCGCACCCTGCCGGACCTGCTGCGCGACGCCTGGCTCGTGCGGCTGAACCAACGCTACGGGCTGTGGGTGCTGCTCGGCTTCGCGCTGCCCGCGGCGGTGGGGGGCCTGGCCACCGGCACCTGGGACGGCGCGCTGGGCGGCCTGGTGTGGGGCGGCTTCGTCCGCTTCTTCCTCGTGCAGCAGGTCACCTTCGCCATCAACTCGGTGACGCACACGGTGGGAACGCGCCCGCTGGAGACGCGGGACGACAGCCGCAACAACGCGGTGATGGCGGTGCTCACGCTCGGCGCCGGGTGGCACAACAACCACCATGCCTTCCCGGGCTCGGCCTTCACCGGCTTGCGCTGGTGGCAGGTGGACCCGCTGGGCCTGCTCCTCCGGCTGCTGGCCCGGCTCGGCTGGGTCTGGGACGTTCGCGCGCCCTCGCCCGAGGCCATCGCCGCGCGCCTGCGCCGGTGA
- a CDS encoding peptidase C39 family protein: MRQSRLAACTLLLTLALVPALAVAGQSASTRWAASRGDFASWQLSGVGRAADGTLQLLPGQSWSGTDPYGPGGYYGGTYYNGGTFVQGEATSPILTSAFAFREAIASWEATTPTGTWVETLLRVQVGGTWTKWYSLGVWASGSAPVRRHSVDSQSDTVARVAIDTLVVTSKKAAASAWQVKTRLFSADGVASPTLHASAVTVSTSPESRPTIPAGNPARWNTVLAVPRCSQMVYPDGGEVWCSPTSTAMVLKYWTQDTSACEPAVRAAVSGVYDWFYGGHGNWPFNTAYAATQGFQAHVARFTSFAQLEPWLSAGVPAILSVAWGKGELTGAPIPSTAGHLLVLSGFDASGNPVVNDPAGASDTAVRRTYLRSELEPLWLSRSGGTAYLIHPRGWTVPAL, encoded by the coding sequence ATGAGGCAGTCCAGGTTGGCCGCGTGCACGCTGCTGCTCACCCTCGCGCTCGTCCCGGCGCTGGCCGTGGCGGGCCAGAGCGCCTCCACCCGCTGGGCGGCGAGCCGGGGCGACTTCGCCTCCTGGCAGCTCAGCGGCGTGGGCCGCGCGGCGGATGGCACGCTCCAACTGCTTCCCGGCCAGTCCTGGTCCGGCACGGACCCCTACGGCCCGGGCGGCTACTACGGCGGCACCTACTACAACGGCGGCACCTTCGTTCAGGGCGAGGCCACCAGCCCCATCCTCACCAGCGCGTTCGCCTTCCGCGAGGCCATCGCCTCCTGGGAGGCCACCACGCCCACGGGCACCTGGGTGGAGACGCTCCTGCGCGTGCAGGTGGGTGGCACCTGGACGAAGTGGTACAGCCTGGGTGTCTGGGCCTCGGGCAGCGCCCCGGTGCGGCGGCACTCGGTGGACTCCCAGTCGGACACCGTGGCGAGGGTCGCCATCGACACGCTGGTCGTCACCTCCAAGAAGGCGGCCGCGAGCGCCTGGCAGGTGAAGACGCGCCTGTTCAGCGCGGATGGCGTGGCCTCGCCCACGCTGCATGCCAGCGCCGTCACCGTCTCCACCTCACCGGAGTCCCGGCCCACCATTCCCGCCGGCAACCCCGCGCGCTGGAACACGGTGCTCGCGGTGCCCCGGTGCTCGCAGATGGTCTACCCGGACGGCGGCGAGGTCTGGTGCAGTCCCACGTCCACGGCCATGGTGCTGAAGTACTGGACGCAAGACACCAGCGCCTGCGAGCCGGCGGTGCGCGCGGCCGTCAGCGGCGTGTACGACTGGTTCTACGGCGGGCACGGCAACTGGCCCTTCAACACGGCGTATGCGGCCACGCAGGGCTTCCAGGCCCATGTGGCGCGCTTCACCAGCTTCGCCCAGCTGGAGCCGTGGCTCTCCGCCGGAGTGCCGGCCATCCTCAGCGTCGCGTGGGGCAAGGGCGAGCTGACGGGCGCGCCCATCCCCTCCACCGCGGGCCACCTCCTCGTGCTCTCGGGCTTCGATGCTTCCGGCAACCCCGTGGTGAACGACCCGGCCGGCGCCAGCGACACGGCCGTGCGGCGCACCTACCTCCGCTCGGAGCTGGAGCCGCTGTGGCTCTCGCGCTCCGGCGGCACGGCCTACCTCATCCATCCGCGCGGGTGGACCGTGCCCGCGCTGTAG
- a CDS encoding alpha/beta hydrolase has product MPVALLVLAAAARIGASPSGWGYAVGLLLVTLGLLSRPWRRRRGLTRVGLGLVLLVAGVRLGLAGGGPVETVLIPDGGSRWVNGLVAERDGTLLAAHALMLSSGLPRSDSHDFVAALEGAFDRLDAAAGTMATPAVATYLGLQSPESFDAVVIPPASSANPETAVVFLHGYAGNFSVYCWQLARAAQAISALTVCPSVGPAGDWWSSRGEQTLEQTLAWLADRGVRRVYLSGLSNGGAGASVLVNRVSHPRIELRGLVLVSGAMSHAASPTVPTLLVQGRHDSMMPTRAMRDFAERMGKLATYVEVDSGHFAFLDRHAECERAIASWLRKREGEGARKASGTATARARSTRADG; this is encoded by the coding sequence ATGCCGGTGGCCTTGCTGGTGCTGGCCGCCGCCGCCCGCATCGGCGCCTCGCCCTCCGGTTGGGGCTACGCGGTGGGACTTCTGCTCGTGACGCTGGGCCTGCTCTCCCGGCCCTGGCGACGGCGGCGGGGACTGACGCGGGTGGGGCTGGGGCTCGTGCTGCTCGTCGCCGGGGTGCGCCTGGGGCTCGCCGGTGGTGGCCCGGTGGAGACCGTGCTCATCCCGGACGGAGGCAGCCGGTGGGTGAACGGCCTCGTCGCCGAGCGGGACGGCACCCTGCTCGCGGCGCATGCGCTGATGCTCTCCAGCGGCCTGCCGCGCTCGGACTCGCACGACTTCGTTGCCGCGCTGGAAGGCGCCTTCGACCGGCTGGACGCCGCCGCGGGCACGATGGCCACGCCCGCCGTCGCCACGTACCTGGGCCTCCAGTCTCCGGAGTCCTTCGACGCCGTGGTCATCCCTCCTGCGAGCAGCGCCAATCCGGAGACGGCCGTCGTCTTCCTCCACGGCTACGCGGGCAACTTCTCCGTGTACTGCTGGCAGCTGGCCCGGGCCGCCCAGGCCATCTCCGCGCTCACCGTCTGCCCGTCGGTGGGGCCCGCTGGAGACTGGTGGTCCTCCCGGGGCGAGCAGACGCTGGAGCAGACGCTGGCGTGGCTTGCCGACCGGGGCGTGCGCCGCGTCTACCTGAGCGGCCTCTCCAACGGCGGCGCGGGCGCCAGCGTCCTCGTCAATCGCGTCTCACATCCCCGCATCGAGCTGCGCGGGCTGGTGCTCGTCTCCGGCGCCATGTCCCACGCGGCCAGCCCGACCGTCCCCACGCTGCTGGTGCAGGGACGGCACGACTCGATGATGCCCACGCGCGCCATGCGGGACTTCGCCGAGCGCATGGGCAAGCTCGCCACCTACGTGGAGGTGGACAGCGGCCACTTCGCCTTCCTCGACCGCCATGCCGAGTGCGAGCGCGCCATCGCCTCGTGGCTGCGCAAGCGCGAGGGCGAGGGCGCCCGGAAGGCGAGCGGCACCGCTACAGCGCGGGCACGGTCCACCCGCGCGGATGGATGA